The window TGTCGTCGGGTCTGCCGTATCCTATGGGTATCGAAGACCCCTCGGAAGCCGAGTTGGGCTACGAGGATGCCTATGCCGGGCGACTCGGAACCAGTTGGGCCGATCTGTTTCCTCCCGAGGAAGCCGCCTACTGACCCATTCGCTTTTCCTTCTCCCTTGGAGGCCCGTTCTGCGGGCCTTCTTCCTTTCGATCAGCCTCGATCCTTGCAGCATCCCGGGGGACGCGTCTCAAGTCCGTCATCGGTGGGGCGAGGGTGGCTCTGCCATTTCCGGCTCCCCTTCAAGGGCCGTTCCCAAGCACCGTTCATTGATACCCATACCTTTACGTCGGACGCTCCGTGCGCTCACGGACGGGCGCAAGCGTGGCCTACGGCCATCCAGCTACACGGCTCTTCCCTTCCGGACAGGAGGGCATCGAACGGTCGCATAGGGCGACCCCAAGCGAAGGAGAGCCAAGATGGCTAACGCGAACACCCTCACCAACACCACCTCTTCCGAAACCCGCCGCTCCAACCTCCCGTCGCACGAAATGTTCGTGGTCGAGGGCGAAGGAGAGAAGGCGATGTGGCACAAGGTCGGAGCTCTCTGGGCTCACAACGACGGCGAGGGCTTCAACCTCACGATCCCCGCAGGGATCACGGTCAGCGGTCGCCTGGTCATCCGCACCCGCAAGGAGAAGGCCAACGGCGGGGAGTAATCCCCCGCCTACCTCTTCGATAAGGCATCCCCGACTGGTCCGCTCCGAGCGGACCAGTCGCGTTCCGGTCCCGCGCGGCCGTCCTGCGCCATTCCGCCGCTGACGCGCTGGCACGAAGGAGGGGGTAGGAAAAGGGAATCCCGGATGCTGCGCGCCACTACGCTCACGGCGTAACTTCATGGTTGCGCCGAAGAGGGGCGGAATGCACCCTGTACGTCATCATAAAAAGGGAGGGACAGCATGTTTCAGCTTATTGTCGCCACGGTAGCGATCGTCCTCTGCTCCGTGCTTGCGATCGGAGCGATCTGGTATGGTGGCGAGGCATTCGCCGAGGCATCGAGCAGGGCGAAGCTCGTCGGCATTGAGATGACGGCGCAGCAGATCGACGCTGCTATCCAACTCTACTATCAGGACAAGCTCCATTGGCCGACCGAGAGGGACGACGCGCTGGTTGAAGTCCTGGTATCCGGCAATTACCTCATGCCGCTCCGGGACGAGGGCTGGAAGATCTCGACCGACGAACTCTACCGTCCGGTCCAGACGGGACAGTGCGCGATCATCAACGAAGCCGCCGGCTTTGGCGCGGTGTGTCCGCGATGCGACGACGAAGCCCAAAAGGGGCTTCCGGGTTGCTCCACTCCTGACTAGCCGATCCCTTCGAGGCATCGAGAAACCCGCCCGCGTGGCGGGTTTCCTTTTGCACATTCGCTCACGCATACGTGACTCCCAATCCTTTCCGCCGGCGACCAGAGTTCAGGCAAGAGACAAGAGGGAGGACGAGCATGTTCCAGTTGATTGTCGCCGTCGTTTCGGTCCTGTTGATCGCAGTGCTTTCCGTTGCCGCATTCTGGTATGGCGGCGAGGTGTATTCAGAGGCATCCGCAACGCGGCATTTCATCGAATACACCAACGGCGCGATGTCGATCGAGGGCGGCTTGCAGCTATACCACGACGAGCATGGACGGTATCCGCCCGAAATTGACGGTGCCCTGGTTCAAAAGCTGGTTGAGGGCAATTACCTCGCGGCGGCCCCAGAAGGGGACTGGATCGTCGATTCCGCACGAGTCAGCCGCACGATCAAGGATGAGGCAACTTGCGCGGCCATCAACAAGGCAGACGGCAAGGATACGAGCGTGGTCAAATGTCCGTCCTGCCTCGATGCGGATTACCTATCTTGGAAGGGCTGCGTGGTCCCGCCGTCCTGAACCGCCGACACCCCGGAGCCTTTGAGAAACCCGCCACTTCGGCGGGTTTCTTTTTGCTCACGCCGTCAACCAACTACGCTCACAGCGTAATGATTTCGATTGCGCTGAACGCCGCCGACAAGCATGATTCTATTACAAAACAGCAAAAAGGGAGGACAACATGCGTTGCTACCAGTGCGGTTCCAAGGACTACGATTGCCAGCCCTGCGATGCGATGGGCGACCGGGAAGAGGCCGTTTGCATGGAGTGCAAGCACACCTGGACGCTCGGCTACACGCCGTCCTGCGTCGAGCCAGTCGACTGCGGGGAGTGAGGGCGACATGACCGAGCCATACGTCATCGCTCCGGGTATCTACGAGCTCCGGCGAATGCTCAAGAGAGGGGAGGAGTTCCCCTTTCACACGCTCGAAGAAATCGACCGCGACACGAGCCGCTACGACTTTGCGGAATACGCGGCACTCGGAATCCTTCACTGGCTCAAGGTCACGGATACCGTGTCCTGCCCCTACGAGATGCCCGAGGCACAGCGCGTCCAGCTTTTCGGGACGTTGGCAGACCTGATCCGCGAGGCCCACGCGCAGCGCGGCAACGACAACCGATAGGAGGGACACGCGATGAAAGAAGAAACCAAGCAGGAGCTCGAGAACCAAGGGAAGGGCTTCATCGCCTACGCGTGGCCGTATCTCCTAGGGGCGACGATCCTCTTCTACTACGTGTTCGAGAACCTCACGAATGCGTTCAGGACCGTGCGGACTCATATGTGGGACGACTGGTATCTGGACGTTCCCGCCTCCGTGCCGTTCAGCGGCTGGTGGGTGCTGGCTTGCGTCCTCCCCATCGGCTTCTGCCTCAACCGCATCATCGTTCGCTGGAACGAGCGCATGGAGGGCAAGAAGCCCTACGGCAAGGAATACCTCTACCGTGACCCCGAAAGCGGGCGCATCTACCTGGTCGCTCCCGAGGGCATCGAGGACGTGACCGATCAGGTCGAGGTGAGGGCGGCATGAAGAAGCCCAGCCTACGGAAGCCCGACGAGGAATCATTGTGGAAGGTGGCCGACACGATCCTAGACGTGTTCGCGGCCATTTCCCGCGCCATCGAGGCGGCGTTCCGGGGCATCTCTCGCGCCTCCCGCAACCGGAAGGGAGCCGGCGACGGCTAGCAGCTTGCAAGCCTCCGGTTTCCCCTGATCCGAGTCCACGCACGAAAGGATTGACCGCATGACGAACGCCAAGAAGCCCACCATGAGCAGGAAGTCGCCCAAGGCATCGAACGAGGCTCCCGCCGCGCCGAAGCCAGTCGATCCGATCGGGAACGTAATCGGAGCGGATTTCGACTTCTCCAGTTGGAGCGACGAGCCGAAGGCCGAGGCGTTTCCGTCCTCCATCCCTTCCCACGACGACTTCGATGATGATCCGTTCGCGGAGGACGCGGAAAAGTTCGATGGCCCCTGCGACAAGTGCGGCACGGCGATCACCGAGAAAACGAGGTGGCAACTGGCCCTCGAAACGAGCAGCGGCGGCTCCCATTGGGTGAATTACTGCCCCGACTGCGCGAAGCCAATTGTTGACAGGGCCGAGGCCGCTTCCGAGTCCGCATCTCACGACGTGGACTTTTTCGAGGGTGACGAGTTCGCGGATATGCCGATGCCTCCCCTGGCCGAGCCGAAGGAGCTCACGGCAACGGCTGTGAGGGGCGGCTTCTACCGCGTCAACGAGCCGGGTTTCCCGGAAGACCCTTACGTCAACGGCAACGCGCTGGGAGCCCGCTTCATCTCTGACGGCTACATTGTCGCCGGGCCTTATGGCAGGGGTTCGCGCTACCGTGTCTTCGAGAAGGGCGGAAACGACAGCTTCGGGAGCGCCGAGGATGTTGCGTTTCGATTCCTGGAGCCGGGAACGGTTATCGTCCCGCCTAGACCCTTCTATGGGCACCGCTACCACCAAGCCGAGACTGACGACCAGTTGCTCCTTGCCGACGAGGTAGCGACGCGTGTCCTTCCCAAGGGGAGCATCGTCATCACTCCCGACGAGTGGGACGACGACGGCGGATTCCTCATCTCGCAGGAAGGCAACCGCAAATACCGCACCAAGGGCGACGTTGCCGAGACGGTCAGGCAGATGGTCGATCCCACGCCGAAGTCTGAGCCGAAGACCAAGGCCAGCACCAGGCCGTCTCGGGTGGCGCACTTCCTTGAAACGGCATTGTTCGCGGTCGCCGTCGCCGTCCTGTTCCTCGCGATCCCTCTTCTCTGGATCGCGGAATCCAAGAAGCGGACGTTTGCATCGGGTATCGCCCTCGGGTTCCTCGGTGTCTTCCTGATGGGCGCACTGTTCGGGGGCGACGACGCGCCGCCTCCGGTCGCCCTAAAGCAAGCGACGACGATCGAGGCACCAGCCGCCAAGGCTGACAGCAACAAGGGGGAGGGCAAGCACCATGATTGAGAGCGCAGTCCGGAAGATCGACACCGAGCCGTCCGTTATCGCGGAGCGTCCGGTTGACCAGGAGGATAACGACCTACTGACCATCAAGAGGGTCGTGTTCCTTTACGGCAGCATTCCCGCCGTCCTGGCCGTCCATCACACGTCCGATTGCTGGGTGGCAATCGTGAACGTGAACAGCATCTCCTTCCACCAGGCGGTCCCGGTCCTCGAAACCAACGGCGAGTTCGGGCTTGAACACTCCTTCATCCGCGACACCGAGGACGAGGACGCTTTCATTCGGCACGTCAGGGACACGTTCCGCCGCAAGACAGGCACCTACTTCCGCCTCCCGGGCGAGGCTCCCGAGGAAGCCGACGGCTTCGATCCGCTCCAGCCGATCCCTTGCGGGGCTTGCGGGACCGGGATCCCCGACGAGGCGTTGGAACAGGCCGCGCTTCTCCACATCCAGGACGGCGACGCGTCCTACGACGCTATCCTTTGCGCGTCCTGCTCCGAGGGACTTCCGAAGGGGAACAGGAAGGCAGAGCTAGAGGCGAGGATCGCTGACCTGACGGACGCGATGGAGCGTCTGTATGCCAACGGTCCCGAGGCGGCAATGGCCGAGGTCGTAGCTTTCGCCAAGAGTCCGGATAACCCGTTCATGGAAACCGCCGACGAGACGACGGAGGCCACGCCGTCCGACGACGACTTTTGGGACACCGACGACGACAACCCGTTTGCCCCGATGGTGTGCGAGTTCTGCGGCACCGAGGAAGGAACCGAGCCCGGAAGCGACTTCGACAGCTTCACCTACGTCGATGCCAAGGATTCGAACGGCGCGAAGTGGATGAAGACGGCTTGCGGGTGCTGCGCCAACCGTATCCGGATCGAGATGAAAGGATTCGATCCCGACACGACGGTCCAGTGCTGCGACTGCAAGAAGACCATCCAGCGGCTCCACGACACCGACCTTGTGTGCGTCGGCCGCGAGGGCAAGCCAGGAGACTACAAGCCGATGTGCATCGAGTGCCGCGACTGGCGCGAGGAAGCCTGGAGGCAAGAGCAGCACATCCTGGTTTCCTTGAGCGACGAGGGGAAGAAGCCTTACCGCGTAGTCCTGAACGGGAAGAAGTTCCACCTCGGGGCATTCACCCTGTCCCTGATGATGCTCTTCTACTCCTTCGCCTACGCGCTGGACGGTTTCCTGGGGGTCGGAAAGGCCGTCGCCGCGTGGCGAAGGATCAAGCGCGAAAAGGAAGCCGCCGTGCCTCACTAGCGGCGGTTCCCTCCCCGGAACGTCGCCGGCGACTTGCAACGAGGTGACACTTACGCACAGCATGACTTACGCACAACGAGCGGGGAGGGGGCATGAGCATTCAGGCAGACAACGACGACTTCGCTGACGACGAGTCCTTTGGCTACGATCCGTTCGAAACCCTGCCGTGCGAAGAGTGCGGCCGGATGGTCGAGCCGCTGCACATGGACGATTGGGTCGAGAGCGGGGATCGCAAGGAAGACGGCAGGCTCGAGCCCAGCGACCTCAAGGTCATTTGCAGTTGCTGCCGCTCCAGCCTGGGGATCGTCACCGGGTTTGACACCTACGCATTCTCGAAACTGGAAAACGGCCGCTTCCGCACCTCGAAAGGCACCGCCGCAGGGGCCGTCGTCCGCGAGATGAGCAAGGCCAAGCTGGCCGGCTGTCTCTTCTCCTATTCCCTGTCCCTCTACGTGGACGCTTTGGGCGACGGCATCCTGAAACTCGCTGGCGGCAAGTTCCCGCTCCTGAAAGGGGCCGCTGTCGGCGTTGTCGCCGCCGTGCTGGCCGGATGGGCTTTCGGCGGCGACGTTAAGCCGACGCTCACGATCGAGTCCGTCAGGGACCGAGTGAACGCGGCCTACTTCGAGGCCATAGCAATCCAGAAGGACGTTGAGGCGGTTCTTCCGGAACTGCGCGTTGCCGAACCCACGGTTTCGAGCAGGACCGACCGGGGGTGGTGGGTAACAACGCTTGGGGCCACGCGCTACCGCCTGGAGCAGACAGAAAAGGCACTCCTGGCCTCGGAGCAGGAGGACCGAGAACGGGCCGCGAAAGCCGAGAAGGAATACGAAGAGTTCCAGCGGAAGGCCCGCGAGGAACAGGCCGAACAGGACAGGAAGGACGAGGCCATGTTCCAGGCGATCGAAGAGGAAGCAGCTAAGGCAAGGGAGAGGGAGACCGGGAAGCGATGGCAATTGCCGAAACATTGAGGAACGACACCAAACACGGAGGGAACACCATGAAGAGCATCAGGAACCACATCGCCGCCTCCGTCCTCGGTCTGGCCGTCCTCGGGAGCGCGGCCGTCACGCCAGCCGCAGCGGAACCGAAGCTGGATCATCTCGAACACGTCCGGGGACTTGAAAAGGCTATCGGATCGCTCCGTGACGAAATCATGAGAGCGGACGCAGCCGGGGATCACAAGCTGGTCGCCCGGGACAATATCGAGTGGTTCTTCACGATCGTCGTCTTTGAGACGAGGCTCAAGCGCATCCAGCAAGAACTGGCGGCGGTCAGGAGCGAGGCTGAAAACGCCGTGAGAAATGCCGCCGACAAGGCCGAGTTGGACAGCATGGAGCCGTGGATCGACCATCGCCCGGTCTACGGGGCAACCACGCCCGACAAGAAGTGAGCAGGTCTTTCACGGTCAACACAATCACAGGGGGCAAGACACCATGAACTTCAACACGGACCACATCGTCGGGGCTTTCATCGGCGGCATCGCGGCACTCGCTGGCGCACTCATCGTCGTCCCTGCCGGGGCAGGAAGCGACACCGGGATCAGGGCGTTGACCGCCGAGGTCCGCGACGTGAGCACGGAGATCAGGGAAACCTACAAGGAGGACGACAACCCCGCCTGGAGGGCGAAGCGTCTTCCCCTGATGCAGAGGATTGTCAGGGCCGAGGACCTGATCCGCAGCGCGAACAATGCCCTGGATGATGCCAGGGAGGACATGCAAGCGGCGGCGAAGGGCCAGCCGCTTCCGGATCGCGTCAAGCCTCCGGTTTCATTCACGTCCCATCCGCTCGTCGGCCAGAACGTCGTGAACATGCCGGGGCAGGACGGCCAGTAGGCGGCACTGCCGCCATTTGGGGAGCAGGAAACAAGAACGAACAGGGAGGGAACCAGACATGAGGAAGACCACGCAGACCACCATCGCCGCCGTCCTTGGAATGGCCGGCTTCCTCCTTGCCTCGGGGGCGTATGCCGCTCCCCAGGCCTCCAGCGCGATCGAGCGGCTTGAGGGGAGGGTCAAGACCCTGGACGATCTCGCCACGGCGACGCAGGGCGACCTTGAGGAACTCGCGGCCGTCGCATGGGAGAACCGGAACGCGATCGAGGCCGAGGTGACGCGCTCGATCGAGGCTTCCAAGTCAGAATGGCTCCGCGCCTATTCCGCGATCCGGCAGGCGCTCGCGAAGCCCAAGACGCAGACCGGGGGCGGGCAGTGACGGCCGGCCATTACATGAATCCTGTTTCCGTCCTTCTTGACGCGGCAACCGCGCCCACCCGGGGCGAGGCCGACCATCCGGCGCGGGGGACGCTCGAAGCTGTCACCGCAGCCTGTGACCGTCTCTATCGGGCCACGCCGAGGTTTGCGATCCAGAAGGCCCGCAGGGCGTTCACCCGATCCGCCGAGTTTTTCGCGGGGCCGTTTGAGGTCAGGGTCACGACCAGGAAGACCCTCATCTTCATTGAAGCCCGATGCGAGGGACGCTGGCAGGACCGACGTGTCAGTATCAACTTTCGTCCGTTCGGGCGGCGGTGGGGCGGCTCCGTCAGCGGTGCGTCGGGCCTCGAACTCGATGAGATCGAGACATTCCTTTTGAAACTTGCAGAAGCCTTGCGTGGAATCGAGTGGAGCCAGGAGGAAGCCACTACGCTCACAGCGTAACTTTTCGCTTGCCGCGGAATCCGCCCGGACTCAGGATTGAGGGTGCCAAGAACCAAGGGGGGAACCATGATTTCGATGAAGAGCATCAAGGAACATAGCATTCGCCGTCAGCGCGGATTGTCCCTGATCGAGACGGCCGCGGTCCTCGGGGTCGCCTCGGCCCTGCTGGCGCACTTCGCCACCGTGCAGGGTGACAGTGCTGAAACCATGAAGGCCAAGGCGATGGCGGAGCGGCTGATCGAGGTCCAGTATGGCGCAGCCAGTTACATCAGGGCCAACAACGCGACCCTCCTTGCGAACCTGACGACCTCGCCCACCGTGATCCCGGCCACCGGGACCGGAACCTTCGTCGGCGGCTTGAAGTCCTTGCAGGGAGCGGGTGTCCTACCCCCATCCTTCGTTGACAAGAACGGCTACAACCAGGGCCACGTCCTGATCGTTCGCAAGGTTTCCAGCCCGAGCGGCGACAAGATCGAGGGGATCGTGACCACGGCCCAGCCGATGGGCGGCGGCTGGTCGTCAACTGGCACCATGAACGACCGGGTGCTTGCCAAGGCTGCACAATTCGTCGGTGCATCGGGCGGCTACGTTCCGGCCAAGCCCCTAAACTCCGACGACGCGGGACACATCGTCGGCATGGGCGGCGGCTGGCGGTCCAAGGCAGCGGATTGGGGAACGAGCGGTGCCGCTCCGCGCGCTGGTGTGTCCCTCGTCGCCACCCTGGCCTACATGGAGGGAACGGCAATGGCCGACTACCTCTACAGGACCGATATTGGTGTCCCGGAAGCCAACCGGATGCACACGCAGATCGACATGAACAATAACAACATCAAGGACGCGAAGGACGTGACCGCCAAGGGGACGATCTCGGCGGACGGGAACATTGCCTCGAAGAAGGACGTGACCGCTGGCGGGAACGTCACCGCTGACGGCTACCTTGCCACGGACCAGAGCGTCTATGCCACGCAGAACGTCCAGGCGGGCGGTAACGTCTCGTCGGGAGCCACCGTGTCGGGCATCAACATATGGGCCTCGCAGTCCATCGAGGGCCACGACGTGACCGCGCGTGGCAACATGACGGCCAACGGCACCGTCACGGCGGGATGGGGCGTGACCACCAACAATGGGAACATCAATGCCGCCAACGGTCAGCTTACCTCCAGGCATGGCGTGACCACTCAGGGAGGCGTTTGGGCGGAAGGCAACATCTACACGAACGCCAACATCCAGGGCGCGTCCGTCACCACCTACGATGTTCAGACCCAAACCCTGACTGCCGGCGGCAGGATCACGGCGGACGAACTCCGCCTGGCTTCCGACGCGGTGGCCGGGCAATCCTGCTCGCCCAGGGGGCTTGTCCAGTCCGACAACAAGGGAAACCTCCTGACTTGCATGGGCGGCAAGTGGACCATGCCAAGCGGCTTCACAGGCAAATACAAGGACCTCGGGATCATTGGGGGGAACTACACTGACGTGAATGACACCGGGTCCACGATCATCGTGACCGCTTTTAATGGCGGGTATCCTGGCTTCAACGTC of the Microvirga ossetica genome contains:
- the pilV gene encoding shufflon system plasmid conjugative transfer pilus tip adhesin PilV, with product MISMKSIKEHSIRRQRGLSLIETAAVLGVASALLAHFATVQGDSAETMKAKAMAERLIEVQYGAASYIRANNATLLANLTTSPTVIPATGTGTFVGGLKSLQGAGVLPPSFVDKNGYNQGHVLIVRKVSSPSGDKIEGIVTTAQPMGGGWSSTGTMNDRVLAKAAQFVGASGGYVPAKPLNSDDAGHIVGMGGGWRSKAADWGTSGAAPRAGVSLVATLAYMEGTAMADYLYRTDIGVPEANRMHTQIDMNNNNIKDAKDVTAKGTISADGNIASKKDVTAGGNVTADGYLATDQSVYATQNVQAGGNVSSGATVSGINIWASQSIEGHDVTARGNMTANGTVTAGWGVTTNNGNINAANGQLTSRHGVTTQGGVWAEGNIYTNANIQGASVTTYDVQTQTLTAGGRITADELRLASDAVAGQSCSPRGLVQSDNKGNLLTCMGGKWTMPSGFTGKYKDLGIIGGNYTDVNDTGSTIIVTAFNGGYPGFNVCHLEGKVQGITRAMDADANNSLWKQCAITFPVGPGQSWQVYSAFGNIDLSYYY